The Anaeromyxobacter sp. Fw109-5 genomic interval CACCCACATGTCGCGTGCGGCGTCGCGTCGCTCGCGAGACTTCTCGCTCGACTCCCACCTTGGTGCGCTCGACCGGCTGCATGCGGAAGCTGCGCGGCGCTGAAGTGCGTCAACGCGCACGCGCCGCGAGTGCGAGCTCTGCAGCCTTCAGGAAATCTGCGGCGTACCGCCGGGTGTCCAAGCGAGAGACGAGCTCACGGCCATTCGCCCCATACCGTGCTCTCAGCGCGGGGTCGCCAAGCATCTTTCTCAGCTGAGCCGCGAGATCATCGACGCTGTTTGCGTCGAACGCGAGGCCTGTGTCCTTCCCGATGACGAGGTCGGCCGTTGCGCCCGCCTGGCGGCTCGCGATCACCGGAAGACCTGAGGCCATTGCCTCGTTCAGGACCAAGCCCCACACCTCGACGAGAGAGGGCATCACGAACACATCCGCCGCGGCGTAGATGCCCGGCAGCTCAGCGTACTTTCGATGGCCGAAGAACCGAGTCCTTCCTGGGAGGACCTCGCTCGCGAGCCTTTCGTACTTTTCGCGGTCGGGTCCGTTCCCGACGACCCAGAGGTGCGCGCTGGAGGACGCGCGGCCCAAAGCGCGGATGAGGACCTCAAGCCCCTTCCGTTCGATGAGCTGACCGGAGAACAGAACAATCTGCTCGTCGCCGATACGGTGTTCGTTTCGCGCGGTATCCCGTGCGGTGCCGTTGGCGAACACCGAGCTCTCCACCGCATTCGAACCGACCACAATCCGGCCTCTCAATGCCCCGAGCTCGACGAGGTACTCCGCTGCCATTGACCCGTACGACAGGTAGGCGTCTGCCGCGCGGACGAATCGCTCCTTCAACCAGCGGACGGGGCCACGCTGTGTGCGCCCGCTCAGACCATGGCTCCCCGACCAGAGAACGACCGGTAGGCGCATGAGCTTCGCTGCTGCGAGCGCCAGCCAGTAGCTCGGATTGTCGTAACCGGCAACCGCGACCACAGTTGCACGGTGGTTACGGATCGCTTTCGCCATTCCCACGTTGACGTGAAGTGCCCAATCACGGCGAGCCAGGAACAGGTGCTTGCCGGGCAGGATGCAACACGCAACGTCCGCTCGCGCTACGTCCCAGGAACGATTAGCCTCTGATGATGCAAGAAACGCGATCTTAAAGTCATCCCCGAGCAGGCGATGAACCTCCTGATACACCGGCATTCGGTACGGCGTAGGAATATTTGTGACAAGAAGTACTCGGGGTCCGGACTTCATGCGTGCCACCCACGCGTCTCCCATATCGGAGGACCGCGTCGCGCGGGACACCTCGCCGTGCTCATCGCAACCAGGGCCAGCAAGAACAAGAGGCTTCCGGTGTTTCCCATGCTGAACATCATGATCTCTGCGCCCGACTCGACTATTCCGGCAGCCACAAGTGGCAGATGCCGCATTGCGCTCCGGCGTCTCCTGGCCAGTGCGAGCGCCAGCATCCCCATCAACGGCACGGTACCCAATAGGCCCACCTCGGCCAAGTTGGCGAGCATACCATTATGCGCACTTGTCACTCCTGTAGCGGCTTCGATCAGCGCCCCGTGGCGACCCGGACCAACACCGAGAAGAGGATTCGGTAACCAGAGCTCGTTAACGACATACGACCACGTTTCGTAGCGGTACGTCCCCGACTGCACGGAGCGGTGCTCATCGTCGAGCATGTACAACTGCGTGACACTTTGACGGACTCGGTCGCCAGCGGGAGCGCACACCAGCACGAGCGATAGGACAACCACCGCCGCGGCAAGTGACGTCCCCAGACGCCTTGCCCTTCTTGCGTGGAGCCACACATGAACACAGAGTCCTGCTAGAAACGAAAGCGAAGCCGTTCTCGACTTAGTCGCGAAGATTACGACAAGGCACGCAACGAGCAGCGCCGCCACAAGAGAGCACACTCGCAGTCGCCGCGGGTCGAGATACGCCAATAAGCCGACCGCGGTCACGGCAGCAATGAAACCGACTCCGTTCGTGTTCAGAAACAAAGAGATACGGTACGAGGGATCGAACACAGCGCTCGGGTCAACCTGCGCCGCGTGCACGAAGACGAATAGTACGCCTGACGCGATTAGGCCGGCCTGGAGCTTCATCGCTCCACCTCGCCTCACGGCAGCGGCAAGCACCGAAAAGGCTGGCAGCAGCAGCACGTATCTGGCAATGGCCGCCATCGACGAGCCCGACCAGACGCCTGATGCAACGGCCGCAGCAGCGTGACAGGCAAGGAGCCTACCGGACCATGAGGCGGCCCACTGGGTAACAGCGCTTGCGGATCGCTGAACGAGAGCGACCCCGAGCACCGCAAGCGCAAGTCCCGTCGCCTGATAGGCGGGAGCGCCCTCCTTTCCGGCAAGAAGTGAAAAGCTCGATAGCCCGCCCCACGCCATCCCGATGACGAGATAGGCCCAGCCACGACGGCGGGCCCCTTGCGAAAGCGCCGCCTCCTCGAGTGGGTGCGTCCCTTGGGCACGGCCGGTGCTGCTGGGGAACACGGCGTGCTTGGCGCAATACCGAGTTCGGTTCACCTCAAGCCGCTCCGTTTACTGCCCCGTCGCCCGACCGCGTAGACTTGCCTGTGAGTGACCGCCATTCTTCGCGGGCGGCAAAGAGGAATCCATACGACAGTGGAACGAAGTTCCAACACCTCATCTGTAGCGAGGGCGCGATTCGGAAACTGGCCCACGCAAGCGCTATTCCACGACCCAACAGAAGAGCGCTCGCCAGCCCTACTATTCCAAACGCTGACGTCAGCGGAATGGCCGCGGCGGCCATCGCTGCACTCGCCAACACTTCGGATTCGATCGTTTCGCGAGTGCGGCGTGCTGCTCGACCAGCAACTTGCAGCACGAGTGTACCCGCGCTTGCTATGGTTCCTAGTGCCGCAATGATCGAGGGCCACACCGCGGCCGCAAACTCCTCGCCGTACAGAGCGGGGACGAGAACGGGCGTGAACAACATCGTCAGCCCCGCGACGCCCGCGGTGACTACCACAGCCCGCACGTACGCGGCATAAACTGCGGGGGACGAGCCACTCTCGTGCTTAGCCACGTTCGCGAGAAGCTTTTGCGAGACCGCCTGTGAGACAAACGGCATCACGCTCACAAGCGCAGCGACGACTTGCCAGTGGCCGATACTCGTCTGAGTTAGCGTCCAGTTCGCGAGAACTCGATCCTGGGATGACGAAAGGACGAATGCCGTGCGTGCTCCCTGAATCGAACCAGCTTCGCGGACATGGCCCGCGATCTCGTCCCTGCCGGGCCACGCCTTGGTCACTCTCAGTTTGGGTGCAGCACAGGCGATCAATGGGATTAGCCGTGCCGCCACGGTAAGCCACATGACAGCAGTGACGGTGGCGACGTCCAGCACGAGCAGAGTCGCGAGTGATGCTCCGTACAGCAATACATTGCCCACTCTAATCAGTGCCACCGCGCGATATCTTTGTCGCCCCAGCAAGAAGCCCAGCGGGACAGATGACAGCAGCGAGCATGGCACGAACAGCAACGCCACACGCGCAAGCGTGAGGAGCCCCTGCTGCGACTCCCTCAGAAGCAGCGGCATAACAATCCAGCCAATGGCGCCGGCCACGATCGATCCAGCGATCGCGACAAATAGCCCGCTGCCCGCTGAGAGTGCTCCTCGGTCCGGGTCCCGAGCCGTGCGAATCGCAACGGATTCCATGATGGGAGCATCCAGGAGGCTAGTCAGAGCCGAAGGCCAGAACAGTACAACCGCAAGATCCCCTCGGCCTGATGGCCCAAGAGCCCTGGCAGTAATCACGCCTGTAATGAACCCCAGGGCGACAGTCGCCAGATTCGCCAACATCAATGCGGCGGTGTCGCTGCGCCAGATGTTTGGGAGGCTCGCTCTCAGCGCGTGTGCGCGCACCATCGTTCCTACGCTGATCTCAACAGAGGGAACGTAGACTCGGACGCGATAAGGGAAGCTAACGCGTTCCTGTCCAAGAAGAACACTTTTTCGTGCTCATAGCCGAAGTGGAGCATGTGGCAGTTCTGCAACGTTCCGAGGATCGCCGCGCTCTCGCGACTGCGGCGCCATCGGACGGTCTTCCTGCACTTTCGCGCGAGGCGTCCCCAAACAGTCCGGATCGGCTTCTCAAGCCCTACTCGGTGTCTCTCATACATCCATACGACATGCCACGGCCCCGGGAGAAGGAAACACCGACCCGCTTGAACCTCGTACACATTCAAGCGGTTTTCTTCATTAAGGTCAGTGTCGAGCGTTATTAACGCAGACCATCGTTCCGCGACGTCTCGCGGCCGAAACAACAGCACCCCCGAACTCACGTGCAGCTTTGGGTTAGGTACCGATCGATTGAAACCTCGCGCGACAAGATCGTCGTAGTAGTACTCGGCCCAGAGCGGGAACAGTCGACGCCGCTCCTCGTGCCCCACGGTTTGCACTGCCGCGAATCCTCCGGCCGGAATCTGCGACTCGTACGCACTGAGGCACGGAGCAGCTGGATTGATGGCGATGTCGCTGTCGACATATGCGACCAGGTCATAGTCGCTGAAAGCTTCGGGCAACTGAAGCTTGTACAAGTAGCAGCACCACCCGAGGCCGGGCTTGTCTGAACGCGAATGCGCCCTGACGAATGGTTCCGGAATCGATCGAACGACATGCAGATCCCACCCATGGCGACGCGCCCACGCCTCCCTCAGCGGGAGGAGGTGCTCGTACTCCCGCTCGAAGCGCGCTCCGATTGCCATCGTCACTAGAGCTTTGCGCATCACAAATCGGACCTCTTGAATTCCGCTTTCGCGTTTACCGTTCGTGCCCGCGAGTGGCCGCACTCTCGCATGCGGGTGCGCGTCGTGGAAGTGCGGGAGTTCGTTCGACCTGGCCAGCGGGGGGCTGGCCTGGCGTGGTACTTCTACCCGAGCCTCAGTTGTCGCCCGCCCGCCCGGTGGAGTTCAGACCACATACCGATTCCCCCCCAAGGACGGCGAGTGTAGAAGGATGCAGATACCGGAGTCGAGAGGCCCACGACGCGTCGCTGGGCTCCGCATTGACCTTGTGCGCCTCGCGCGCGTAACTTCGGCCGCCCCATGCACTGGTCGAATGAAAACGTCCTCGTCACCGGCGGCGCCGGCTTCCTCGGCAGCTTCGTGGTCGAGGAGCTCCGCCGCCGCGGCGCCCAGGATATCTTCGTCCCCCGTTCGCGGGACTACGACCTCGTGCGGATGGAGGATGTTCGCCGGCTGTACGAGGACGCGAAGCCGACGCTGGTCATCCACCTCGCCGCGCGGGTGGGCGGCATCGGGGCGAACCGGGACAACCCGGGGAAGTTCTTCTACGACAACCTCATGATGGGCGTTCAGCTCATCGAGGTGGGCCGGCAGGTCGGCCTGAAGAAGCTCGTGGCCCTCGGCACCATCTGCGCCTACCCCAAGTTCTGCCCGGTGCCGTTCCGGGAAGAGGACATCTGGAACGGCTACCCGGAGGAGACGAACGCGCCCTACGGCCTCGCCAAGAAGATGCTGCTCGTGCAGAGCCAGGCCTACCGGCAGCAGTACGGCTTCAACTCCTCGGTCCTGTTCCCGGTCAACCTCTACGGCCCGCGGGACAACTTCGACCTGCACACCTCGCACGTGATCCCGGCGCTCATCCGCAAGTGCGTCGAGGCGCGGGAGCGGGGGGACGAGAAGATCGAGGTGTGGGGGACCGGCGCGGCCTCGCGCGAGTTCCTCCACGTGCGCGACGCCGCCGAGGGCATCGTCGCGGCGGCCGAGAAGTACGACAAGTCTGACCCGGTGAACCTGGGGGCGGGGTTCGAGATCAAGATCCGCGACCTCGTGCCCTTGGTCGCTCGGCTGTGCCGCTTCGAGGGACAGCTCGTGTGGGATGCCTCCAAGCCCGACGGGCAGCCGCGGCGCATGCTAGACACCTCCCGCGCGGAGCGCGAGTTCGGGTGGAAGGCCCGCATTCCGTTCGAGGACGGGCTGCGCGAGACGGTGGAGTGGTTCGAGCAGAACCGGGAGAAGGCTCAGTGAAGAAGGCGCTCATCACCGGCATCACCGGCCAGGACGGCAGCTATCTCGCGGAGCTGCTCCTCGAGAAGGGCTACGAGGTCCACGGCATCATCCGCCGCTCGTCCTCCTTCAACACCACGCGCATCGATCACATCTACGAGGACCCGCAGGAACCGAATCGTCGCCTGTTCCTGCACTACGGCGACCTCAACGACTCCTCGTCGCTGAACCTGCTCCTCAAGCAGCTCCGCCCCGACGAGATCTACAACCTCGGCGCGCAGAGCCACGTGAAGGTCTCGTTCGACATCCCCGAGTACACGGGCGAGGTGACCGGGCTCGGCGCCTGCCGGCTCCTCGAAGCGGTGCGCGAGCTGGGGATCACCGAGACGCGCATCTACCAGGCGTCGTCCTCGGAGATGTTCGGCGCCTCGCCGCCGCCGCAGAACGAGAAGACCCCGTTCTACCCGCGCAGCCCCTACGGCTGCGCCAAGGTCTACGCCTACTGGATCGGCGTGAACTACCGCGAGGCGTACAAGCTCCACGTCTCGAACGGCATCCTCTTCAACCACGAGTCCGAGCGCCGCGGCGAGACGTTCGTCACCCGCAAGGTCACGCGCGCCGCCTCGCGCATCAAGCTCGGCCTGCAGAAGAAGCTCTACCTCGGCAACCTCGAGGCCCGCCGCGACTGGGGCTACGCGAAGGACTACGTCGAGGCCATGTGGCTCATGCTCCAGCACTCGGAGGGCGACGACTTCGTCATCGGCACGGGCGAGTCGCACTCCGTGCGCGAGCTGTGCGAGGCGGCCTTCGGCCACGTCGGCCTCGACTACCGCGAGTTCGTCGAGATCGACCCGCGCTACCACCGGCCCACCGAGGTGGACTTCCTCCTCGCCGATCCGTCCAAGGCCGAGAAGAAGCTGGGCTGGAAGCCGCGCACCACGTTCAAGGAGCTCATCCGGCTCATGATGGTGTCGGACCTCGACCTCGCTGCCCGCGAGCAGCGCGCGGGGGCGGGGCCGGCGGTGTCGCGGCACGGGTGAACCGGCTGAAGTGATCGTCCACGGCGCCAGGCCCTCTGGCCTCGTCCCGCACATCCGTTCAGTGTCAGGGTCGCGTGCTACGCCTGGTCCGTGGACACGCGCGCCTTCGGCATCCAGCTCTCCCCCCCGGCGAGGCCCTCCGCGGCCGCGCTGGAGGACCTCGGGCGCGAGGCGTGGGTCCTCGAGCCGCCGATGCCGCACGAACGGAAGGGCATCCTCCGCGACGAGGCGGCGCTCCTCCTCGACCGGCTCCTCACCAGCGTCGCGCGCGGGCACGGCGCGCTCGACGTCTC includes:
- a CDS encoding glycosyltransferase family 4 protein, whose protein sequence is MPVYQEVHRLLGDDFKIAFLASSEANRSWDVARADVACCILPGKHLFLARRDWALHVNVGMAKAIRNHRATVVAVAGYDNPSYWLALAAAKLMRLPVVLWSGSHGLSGRTQRGPVRWLKERFVRAADAYLSYGSMAAEYLVELGALRGRIVVGSNAVESSVFANGTARDTARNEHRIGDEQIVLFSGQLIERKGLEVLIRALGRASSSAHLWVVGNGPDREKYERLASEVLPGRTRFFGHRKYAELPGIYAAADVFVMPSLVEVWGLVLNEAMASGLPVIASRQAGATADLVIGKDTGLAFDANSVDDLAAQLRKMLGDPALRARYGANGRELVSRLDTRRYAADFLKAAELALAARAR
- a CDS encoding O-antigen ligase family protein codes for the protein MAWGGLSSFSLLAGKEGAPAYQATGLALAVLGVALVQRSASAVTQWAASWSGRLLACHAAAAVASGVWSGSSMAAIARYVLLLPAFSVLAAAVRRGGAMKLQAGLIASGVLFVFVHAAQVDPSAVFDPSYRISLFLNTNGVGFIAAVTAVGLLAYLDPRRLRVCSLVAALLVACLVVIFATKSRTASLSFLAGLCVHVWLHARRARRLGTSLAAAVVVLSLVLVCAPAGDRVRQSVTQLYMLDDEHRSVQSGTYRYETWSYVVNELWLPNPLLGVGPGRHGALIEAATGVTSAHNGMLANLAEVGLLGTVPLMGMLALALARRRRSAMRHLPLVAAGIVESGAEIMMFSMGNTGSLLFLLALVAMSTARCPARRGPPIWETRGWHA
- a CDS encoding lipopolysaccharide biosynthesis protein; translated protein: MVRAHALRASLPNIWRSDTAALMLANLATVALGFITGVITARALGPSGRGDLAVVLFWPSALTSLLDAPIMESVAIRTARDPDRGALSAGSGLFVAIAGSIVAGAIGWIVMPLLLRESQQGLLTLARVALLFVPCSLLSSVPLGFLLGRQRYRAVALIRVGNVLLYGASLATLLVLDVATVTAVMWLTVAARLIPLIACAAPKLRVTKAWPGRDEIAGHVREAGSIQGARTAFVLSSSQDRVLANWTLTQTSIGHWQVVAALVSVMPFVSQAVSQKLLANVAKHESGSSPAVYAAYVRAVVVTAGVAGLTMLFTPVLVPALYGEEFAAAVWPSIIAALGTIASAGTLVLQVAGRAARRTRETIESEVLASAAMAAAAIPLTSAFGIVGLASALLLGRGIALAWASFRIAPSLQMRCWNFVPLSYGFLFAAREEWRSLTGKSTRSGDGAVNGAA
- a CDS encoding GDP-L-fucose synthase, with protein sequence MHWSNENVLVTGGAGFLGSFVVEELRRRGAQDIFVPRSRDYDLVRMEDVRRLYEDAKPTLVIHLAARVGGIGANRDNPGKFFYDNLMMGVQLIEVGRQVGLKKLVALGTICAYPKFCPVPFREEDIWNGYPEETNAPYGLAKKMLLVQSQAYRQQYGFNSSVLFPVNLYGPRDNFDLHTSHVIPALIRKCVEARERGDEKIEVWGTGAASREFLHVRDAAEGIVAAAEKYDKSDPVNLGAGFEIKIRDLVPLVARLCRFEGQLVWDASKPDGQPRRMLDTSRAEREFGWKARIPFEDGLRETVEWFEQNREKAQ
- the gmd gene encoding GDP-mannose 4,6-dehydratase, whose product is MKKALITGITGQDGSYLAELLLEKGYEVHGIIRRSSSFNTTRIDHIYEDPQEPNRRLFLHYGDLNDSSSLNLLLKQLRPDEIYNLGAQSHVKVSFDIPEYTGEVTGLGACRLLEAVRELGITETRIYQASSSEMFGASPPPQNEKTPFYPRSPYGCAKVYAYWIGVNYREAYKLHVSNGILFNHESERRGETFVTRKVTRAASRIKLGLQKKLYLGNLEARRDWGYAKDYVEAMWLMLQHSEGDDFVIGTGESHSVRELCEAAFGHVGLDYREFVEIDPRYHRPTEVDFLLADPSKAEKKLGWKPRTTFKELIRLMMVSDLDLAAREQRAGAGPAVSRHG